Proteins encoded together in one Hevea brasiliensis isolate MT/VB/25A 57/8 chromosome 16, ASM3005281v1, whole genome shotgun sequence window:
- the LOC131174588 gene encoding uncharacterized protein LOC131174588, which produces MGSLIKLLDSEHSHSHFEIRQESGYFLNQLEHSPPERIFHKPSQRLSQIPSYAKFLKEILFKKRRLEDYETVALIEECSTILQNKLPSKLKDPGSFSISCLNSNMNIDKALCDLGANRSVKYPVGILENIPIKVGKFFIPIDFIILEMEEDVQILILLGRPFLATAGAIINVKNGRLTLKVGDEEVEFNLCRTMKYKSESDKCSRVDIIDKLVEEEF; this is translated from the exons ATGGGGTCTTTGATCAAGCTATTAGACtccgagcattcccattctcactTTGAGATAAGGCAAGAAAGTggctactttctcaaccagctagaACATTCACCACCTGAGAGGATCTTTCACAAGCCTTCCCA AAGACTATCTCAAATTCCATcttatgcaaaatttttaaaggaaattcTTTTCAAGAAAAGAAGGTTGGAAGACTATGAGACAGTGGCTTTAATAGAGGAATGCAGCACCATCTTGCAAAACAAGCTACCTTCAAAGTTAAAAGATCCTGGAAGCTTCTCTATATCATGCCTCAATAGTAATATGAACATCGATAAAGCCCTTTGTGATCTGGGAGCTA ACAGGTCTGTCAAGTATCCAGTTGGCATCTTggagaacatccctatcaaagtaggaaaattctTCATTCCTATAGATTTTATTATCctggagatggaagaagatgttcagatTCTCATACTATTGGGAAGGCCTTTCTTGGCAACTGCTGGAGCGATTATAAATGTCAAAAACGGGCGGTTAACTCTCAAAGTGGGagatgaagaagtggaattcaacctgTGTAGAACAATGAAGTATAAATCTGAATCTGATAAATGTTCAAGGGTTGACATTATAGACAAGCTAGTAGAGGAGGAGTTTTAA